Within Citrus sinensis cultivar Valencia sweet orange chromosome 1, DVS_A1.0, whole genome shotgun sequence, the genomic segment ttaataagTCTAATATAGATACATACTATATAGTAGTATATTCTGgacaaatataacttttaattgtattattttaacttataataCGTTAAATAATTCTATACTAAAATATAGAGAACTACATTCAACCATAATATTTAAGTAACTCCGGCTTACTGGGAGTCATTATTTATACAGTTGATACTTGAGCAGGAGTTGAGAAATTCCTCCCCTCACTCTCTCTCCGTCCTTTGTTGGTTATTTGGAAATGCAATGCAAGATCAAAGTCTTAAAGCTTAAGATTTTTTCAGCAttgttgattttaatttttacttgtCTTTTTTTGAGATCCTTTGACATTTGTCATTTGTTGTTTTGAATGGCTGAGtttcttcaatatttttaggGTATCATCTATTAAATACATGAGTGTATGTAACTTAAGAATCGGTCAATTACCACCTTTATCTTGCATCCACTTGCTGAGAGATGTCTAAGAGAAGTTACCCTTGATGATATCGAATAAATACACATGTGCTAATAGTTAGTGTGAAATGTGTCCAAAGTTTCAAAAGCTGGCCAGCAACTTGAGTAACCTCTATATGtgtgaaaagaaacaaaattgaagataaaagaatattatggaacaaaaacaaacagcaGATTTTGAAGAAGGAAAGCAAAAGATGCCTTGTGTTTTGGATGCTGTGCATTCTGTAAGCCATTAAATcccatttataatgtgaacaCCTCACTTTCAGCCACTCTGTGTCTGGGCAACTTTTAATCCatttcaaaaatagaaaaaaaaattgtggttTATGAGATGGAGTAGGCACATTGGACTCTCATTGATTATGTGGCTCGAAACATCTGATTTCCACTTATAGAAATGGGTGGCATGGGATAGgcattttggttaattttcaaaactaacAAAGAGCTGGGAGCAGGGCCACACAGATTTTAGTATCTTACTGCGATAGCAAATAAACAAGCATCTATTGAGATGACTTGATTCATTTGTCATGAATTTTCAGCTTTTACCTTGGAATATAAAATGATTTCTATCAGATTAGTTTAGTGAAGGAGACATAAGTACTTGAATATCAAGGtagttattttattcaagATTTTGCACATTTATTAAGAGAAACAATACAGTTGAAGCATAGATACTTTGCGAAAATGCATGCAAGTagagaaaattaagacaaATGACTGGAAGATGAAAGCATTTTTGCAGCCTCCTTGGTGAATGTGTGGTTCACTGATCATAGGAAACACAATGCCTCTGAGTTTCAGGGCCTGCTACCATATCCTCCCAAAGCAGATCAGAGAGTGCCATTGTCAGTTCTCCAACATTTCCTGTTAAAAACAATGCATAGAACAAAGCAGCCTTAGTATGTGCTTgcaatattaatttgttgaaatGATGAAACAAAATCGTGTTTAAGGTAAGGGTGTTAAGTGGTTACCATCTCCAATGGGTTGTTCATCCCACACAGTGATTGGCAATAACGGAAGTGTGCTTCCGACATACATCATTTCAGCTGCGCCTTTAGCTTCATCCACTGTAAGATTAGCAGTCTTGACGCTTTTCAGACGCCCTTGCTCAACCAACTTCGGTGCTAGTTCTAGAAGTCTTTTAGCAGTGCATCCGCTGAGGATCTTATCAAAAAAGGGCAAAACAAGCTCCTTATCGTGGGTTATAAATGCCACATTCACGTTTGGACCCTCAGCAACATATCCGTCCTCATCAATCCAGATAGAAGCAGATGCTCCCTTATCTTCAGCTTCCATCTTTGCAAGGACATTCGGTAagtaatttacatttttcactGTGGCAAACAGACGAGGCTTCATGGGGATAGAGCTTGTAATCACTTTAACCCCTTCTTTGCATTGGGAGAAGTCATCATCGATGACTACAGCATAGAATGCTGATGTTGGACAGCCAGCAGGTGAGAGCAAGAAATCCCCAGGACCAGCAGTCAACCAAAATCTTAGAGTTCCTTTCTTGCATTGTGATGCTGCTGTCAGTTGCACAAGAATGCTCCGTAGAGTTGATCGAGGGAAGGGAGAGGAGATCCTTGCACTCACTGCAGATCGAAGGAAGCGGTCCAGATGGACATCTAGCTCATAGAGGTATCTGTGGTAatggcaaaagaaaaaaatttcaatactAGTAAGTCCAGCAATAACTgcataattaatgaaaatcaGGCATGTAGAATTGCACGAGACCTTAGCAGTTCGGCTATACAGACACTTTTGACataaaactaaatataaattaatctattagCACTACAATGCATTATGCCTACCCGTTTAAAATTATAGCTGTATCAAATACACCGTGCCCTCGATGAACCATGTGATCATCTATGGGAATCACCATCATAGCTGGATCAAGAATGATTCCACCAAATATGCTGGAATACATTGCGGGGTACGGCTTCTTTTTCACTGAACTCCACTTCTCTTGCAGCTTCTGAAGCAACTATATTTATGCAATAACATAAAAGCAACAACAAAGTTATCAAACAAGGCATTTCTTCCAAAAGCTAATGATCAAAACATTCTTAACTAGAATGATATTTGACAAGTGCAGGGcacaaaaaaatcattacaaCAGTACAACAACACCAAAATCTTAAATATGGAAGAGATGAAGATATGAGGTTTCACCTCAGATGATGATGAGAACATGTGAGCTTTAAATTCACTGCCATTTTCAGCCTCCACTGAAAACAAGCAAGAAACACAGAATTTCAAACAAAGGCAATAAATTTCCAAACAAAATCGCAGTACGTGAACAGTAACTTtaacaggaaaaaaaagggaagtTACCAGATTTTGTATCCATAGTGATAAGGAGAAAAGTCGAGACCGACCACTTAGCTATGGAATGAAGAAGAGAATTACTGGATATATAAAATCAGGGAAGTGATACTCTCTGATTCTTCAGCCACATAAAAACAAATAGTGTATATGAGAGGGAATCCATCTTCATGTAAGATGTTAGCAATTTGTCTTGCAGTGTGTCGAATATGATCTCCTAAACAACTTACAAATAACTTTAAGATGCTGTCTTTTGTACTGTCTGTTCTTTGGTTATGCGGTTTTTGGCTTCTCATCTGCAAATTTTGATATCTTATAAATATTGAGATGGTGACTGCTGACAGGCATAATTGTAACTCACAAAGGAATATCGTCTCACAATTCTTTTACTGACCTTATCAACAACTTTTCTGGTCATAAAGCATGAAATT encodes:
- the LOC102618166 gene encoding D-amino-acid transaminase, chloroplastic-like, with product MDTKSVEAENGSEFKAHMFSSSSELLQKLQEKWSSVKKKPYPAMYSSIFGGIILDPAMMVIPIDDHMVHRGHGVFDTAIILNGYLYELDVHLDRFLRSAVSARISSPFPRSTLRSILVQLTAASQCKKGTLRFWLTAGPGDFLLSPAGCPTSAFYAVVIDDDFSQCKEGVKVITSSIPMKPRLFATVKNVNYLPNVLAKMEAEDKGASASIWIDEDGYVAEGPNVNVAFITHDKELVLPFFDKILSGCTAKRLLELAPKLVEQGRLKSVKTANLTVDEAKGAAEMMYVGSTLPLLPITVWDEQPIGDGNVGELTMALSDLLWEDMVAGPETQRHCVSYDQ